A window of Phyllobacterium sp. T1293 contains these coding sequences:
- a CDS encoding extracellular solute-binding protein, which yields MLKRSFQILALLAVACSATSAAFAEPKHGIAMRGEPALPADYQYFPYVNPDAPKGGSITYGVVGTFDSLNPFLVKSLRTTARGIFNDLQFGNLIYETLMQRSADEPFTMYGLLAETVETNDERTWVEFTLNPKAKWSDGEPITPEDVIFTFNLLAEKGLPQYKQRMDRISNIEKIGERGIRFTFNDKADREFPLVLALMPILPKHAIDPEKFDSSPLTPPIGSGPYTIAKIQPGQRIVYKRNPAYWAADIPSRRGFNNFDTVTIEYFRTEQSQFEAFKKGVFDIFMEGDPNKWASSYNFPAFKDGRVVQETFETKSPSNVFGFAFNTRREKFADRDVRGALSMMFDFEWTNRNLYAGRYQRLGSYWQGSDLSALGKPADATERALLAPYPNAVSPDVMDGTYAPAQTDGSGRDRKEMKRAYDTLVSKGYSIKDEVMLDPKGMPLTFEILTRSVAEERLGLAYKRTLERLGIGVTIRTVDDAQYQKRLETFDYDIILGAYSGSLSPGFEQTRRWSSVSRDVNGSFNYAGVADPAVDALINEMLAVRTQTKFESAVRALDRVLISGNYFVPIYYQPAQWVARWSYIKHPDKTSLIGYQLPTWWSDKR from the coding sequence ATGTTGAAGAGAAGTTTCCAGATTTTGGCGCTGCTGGCCGTGGCTTGTTCGGCAACAAGTGCAGCTTTTGCCGAGCCAAAACATGGAATCGCTATGCGCGGTGAGCCCGCCCTGCCCGCTGATTACCAATATTTCCCCTATGTGAACCCTGACGCGCCCAAGGGCGGCTCGATCACCTATGGCGTCGTCGGTACATTCGATAGCCTGAACCCGTTTCTCGTAAAAAGCCTGCGCACCACAGCGCGCGGCATCTTCAATGACCTTCAATTCGGCAATCTGATTTATGAAACGCTCATGCAGCGCAGCGCCGATGAACCCTTCACCATGTATGGTCTGCTTGCCGAGACTGTGGAAACCAATGATGAGCGGACATGGGTTGAATTCACACTGAATCCGAAGGCAAAATGGTCGGATGGTGAGCCAATCACGCCTGAGGATGTTATTTTTACGTTCAACCTTTTGGCTGAAAAGGGTCTGCCTCAATACAAGCAGCGCATGGACCGAATCTCGAATATTGAGAAAATCGGCGAACGCGGTATTCGTTTTACCTTCAACGACAAGGCTGACCGCGAGTTTCCACTCGTTCTGGCTCTGATGCCAATTCTTCCCAAACACGCCATTGATCCGGAAAAATTCGACAGTTCACCACTGACACCGCCTATTGGCAGCGGCCCTTACACCATTGCGAAAATTCAGCCCGGTCAACGTATCGTCTACAAACGCAACCCCGCCTATTGGGCAGCCGATATTCCTAGCCGTCGCGGTTTCAATAATTTCGATACAGTCACCATCGAATATTTCCGTACTGAGCAATCACAGTTTGAGGCGTTCAAAAAGGGTGTCTTTGATATCTTCATGGAAGGCGATCCAAACAAATGGGCCTCGTCCTATAATTTTCCCGCATTCAAAGACGGGCGCGTCGTTCAGGAAACGTTTGAAACCAAATCACCATCCAATGTATTTGGCTTTGCATTCAATACACGGCGGGAAAAATTCGCTGATCGGGATGTACGCGGTGCGCTTTCGATGATGTTTGATTTCGAATGGACCAATCGCAATCTCTACGCAGGTCGATACCAGCGACTTGGCAGTTATTGGCAGGGTTCTGACCTATCTGCTCTCGGCAAACCAGCTGACGCAACCGAACGCGCTCTTCTTGCACCCTATCCAAATGCCGTTTCACCGGATGTGATGGATGGAACATACGCGCCAGCCCAGACTGACGGTTCCGGACGCGACCGCAAGGAAATGAAGCGCGCTTACGACACTCTCGTCAGCAAGGGATATTCAATTAAAGACGAAGTGATGCTGGACCCCAAGGGGATGCCGCTGACGTTTGAAATTCTCACCCGTTCCGTGGCCGAAGAACGGCTGGGCCTTGCCTATAAACGTACGCTGGAGCGCCTTGGCATCGGCGTTACAATTCGCACCGTCGATGATGCGCAATATCAAAAGCGTCTGGAAACCTTTGACTACGACATCATTCTCGGCGCCTATTCCGGCTCCCTTTCGCCCGGTTTTGAACAGACGCGCCGCTGGAGCAGCGTATCCCGGGATGTGAACGGCAGTTTCAATTATGCCGGCGTGGCTGATCCTGCCGTCGATGCTTTGATCAACGAAATGCTGGCTGTCCGCACCCAGACGAAGTTCGAGAGCGCTGTGCGGGCACTCGACAGGGTGTTGATTTCGGGGAATTATTTCGTACCTATTTACTACCAGCCCGCGCAATGGGTTGCCCGGTGGTCCTACATCAAGCATCCGGACAAGACATCCCTCATTGGCTACCAGCTCCCGACCTGGTGGTCCGATAAACGATAG
- a CDS encoding invasion associated locus B family protein, with product MSNPKTFAATASIAGAIALLAAAAVPASAQQQQRTPQGWFKVCSKQEENDICNTQNIVTADSGQLLTAVNLIEIKGKVNRKIFQVSVPTGRLIAPGVGLQINGGKTQKIDFAICFPDRCISEVPMSDELVASFKKGNQLTLTSVNFQNKPNPINVALTGFSQAFDGPGLQQSEIENRQKTLQEEVQKRQKEFEDKMKAEQAKAKAGN from the coding sequence ATGTCCAACCCGAAGACATTCGCTGCAACCGCATCCATTGCGGGTGCAATTGCATTACTCGCCGCCGCGGCAGTACCAGCATCAGCCCAGCAGCAGCAGAGAACGCCGCAGGGTTGGTTCAAGGTTTGCTCCAAGCAGGAAGAAAACGATATCTGCAACACGCAGAACATCGTAACGGCCGATAGCGGCCAGCTTCTGACCGCGGTCAACCTCATTGAAATCAAGGGCAAGGTGAATCGCAAGATTTTCCAGGTCTCCGTCCCAACCGGTCGTCTGATTGCTCCGGGCGTCGGACTTCAGATCAATGGCGGCAAGACACAGAAGATCGATTTCGCCATCTGCTTCCCGGATCGCTGCATTTCGGAAGTTCCCATGTCCGACGAATTGGTTGCTTCCTTCAAGAAGGGCAATCAGCTGACTTTGACTTCGGTTAATTTCCAGAACAAACCGAACCCGATCAACGTTGCACTGACCGGTTTCAGCCAGGCTTTTGACGGCCCCGGCCTGCAGCAGTCGGAAATCGAAAATCGCCAGAAGACACTTCAGGAAGAAGTCCAGAAGCGTCAGAAGGAATTCGAAGACAAGATGAAGGCCGAACAGGCGAAAGCCAAAGCCGGCAACTGA
- the hspQ gene encoding heat shock protein HspQ, with translation MMMKQIRHAKFQIGQVVSHRIFAFRGVIFDVDPEFNNTEEWYQSIPEDIRPRRDQPFYHLFAENADSEYVAYVSEQNLVPDTTGVPLRHPQIKDMFENPQNGIYRVKSPHIN, from the coding sequence ATAATGATGAAACAAATACGCCACGCAAAATTTCAGATTGGCCAGGTTGTGAGCCACCGGATATTCGCTTTTCGCGGCGTAATCTTCGATGTCGATCCGGAATTCAACAATACGGAGGAATGGTATCAATCCATTCCCGAAGATATCCGGCCACGCCGTGACCAGCCATTCTACCATCTCTTCGCTGAAAATGCGGATAGCGAATATGTAGCCTATGTTTCGGAACAGAATCTTGTTCCAGACACAACCGGCGTGCCTTTACGGCATCCGCAGATCAAGGACATGTTCGAAAATCCGCAAAATGGAATCTATCGCGTCAAGAGTCCGCACATCAACTGA
- a CDS encoding AEC family transporter, whose protein sequence is MLSVFNLVLPFFGLIFLGFVVARVSRQPLEAMGWMNVFIVYVALPALFFQILSKTPVAELTQWAFIIGCTASTLCVFLVMFGVAFYRTRKIDESTIQGLAAAYGNIGYMGPGLAIMAFGAPAAVPVALIFCFDNTLHFIMAPLMMALSGKEKRPPHELVISVLKKILLHPFIIATILGVAAAIVGFEPPSSIDKLIDLLAKAAAPCALFAMGVTLALRPLKRVPPELYMIVPIKLIFQPLLIYGMLHLAGDFPPVWVYTAMLLAALPTATNVFVIAQQYGVWVERASSSILATTLFSVVTLTLWLYVMTHGFIP, encoded by the coding sequence ATGCTCAGCGTTTTCAATCTTGTTCTTCCATTTTTCGGCCTGATCTTTCTTGGATTTGTGGTTGCCCGCGTCAGTCGTCAGCCGCTGGAGGCCATGGGGTGGATGAACGTTTTCATTGTCTATGTGGCGTTGCCGGCACTGTTTTTCCAGATCCTCTCAAAGACACCCGTCGCTGAACTGACTCAATGGGCTTTCATCATTGGTTGTACGGCATCAACACTTTGTGTTTTTCTGGTGATGTTCGGTGTGGCTTTCTACCGAACGCGCAAAATTGACGAGAGCACAATTCAAGGATTGGCAGCCGCCTATGGTAATATCGGCTATATGGGGCCGGGACTGGCAATCATGGCTTTCGGCGCCCCGGCTGCCGTCCCTGTCGCCCTGATATTCTGTTTCGACAATACACTGCATTTCATCATGGCACCGCTGATGATGGCACTATCAGGCAAGGAGAAACGCCCGCCGCATGAACTCGTGATCAGCGTTCTCAAAAAGATATTGCTGCATCCCTTTATCATAGCGACAATTCTCGGTGTTGCTGCGGCTATTGTCGGGTTTGAACCACCGTCCTCCATCGACAAATTGATTGATCTCCTGGCAAAAGCCGCGGCGCCATGCGCATTGTTTGCCATGGGTGTGACGCTGGCCTTACGGCCGCTGAAGCGAGTGCCGCCGGAACTCTACATGATCGTGCCGATCAAGCTGATTTTCCAGCCGCTGCTCATATACGGCATGCTTCACCTTGCCGGTGATTTTCCGCCTGTTTGGGTATATACCGCCATGTTGCTGGCGGCGTTGCCAACGGCGACGAATGTCTTTGTCATTGCCCAGCAATATGGCGTGTGGGTTGAGCGCGCATCGAGCAGCATTCTGGCAACGACGCTGTTTTCGGTCGTAACCCTGACCTTGTGGCTATATGTGATGACGCACGGGTTTATTCCCTGA
- a CDS encoding class I SAM-dependent methyltransferase, with amino-acid sequence MPVAEVPSLPEILLHTSHPASGLWRLAESIDGGDPEPPYWAYLWAGGAALARYILEQPQSVRGLKVLDLGAGSGIVAIAAAKAGASHVLAAEIDQNAIVALQLNAAINNVALTLIGDDLTSGSPPAVDLVVVGDLFYGSELASRVIAFLDRCLDAGINVLIGDPERAHLPVDRLELIAEYFVPDVGQVKTSTVKSSVFRLRPR; translated from the coding sequence ATGCCTGTTGCGGAAGTACCATCGCTTCCGGAAATCCTGCTTCACACGTCTCATCCGGCAAGTGGGCTTTGGCGTCTGGCGGAATCGATTGATGGCGGCGATCCCGAGCCGCCCTATTGGGCCTATCTCTGGGCGGGTGGTGCTGCGCTTGCGCGCTATATCCTTGAACAGCCGCAGAGTGTGAGGGGCTTAAAGGTTCTCGACCTCGGTGCCGGTTCCGGGATTGTCGCCATTGCGGCAGCCAAAGCAGGCGCAAGTCATGTCCTTGCAGCAGAAATTGATCAGAACGCGATTGTCGCTTTGCAGTTGAATGCAGCGATCAACAATGTCGCTTTGACCCTCATAGGGGACGATTTGACCTCCGGATCGCCACCGGCGGTCGATCTGGTCGTTGTCGGCGATCTTTTTTACGGGTCTGAACTCGCCAGCCGGGTGATTGCGTTTCTTGACCGATGCCTTGATGCGGGAATCAATGTACTGATCGGTGATCCGGAGAGGGCGCATCTTCCAGTTGATCGCCTTGAGCTGATTGCCGAATATTTTGTTCCCGATGTCGGGCAAGTGAAAACATCCACTGTGAAATCGAGCGTCTTCAGGCTTCGCCCCCGCTGA
- a CDS encoding Nramp family divalent metal transporter has product MDSLRQAADTDDGWRRERGDASLSDVHRSIAVRTTGPGWRRAAAFVGPGYLVAVGYMDPGNWATSLAGGSKFGYTLLVVALISNIMAIVLQALCARLAIGSGRDLAQACRDAFPRPVAYTLWLMAEIAIIATDIAEVIGTAIGLNLIFGVPLEIGVLITALDVFLILYLQKLGFRWVEALIITLLGVIALCFGIQIFLADPDWAAVIKGFAPTTQIVTNPEMLYLALGILGATVMPHNLYLHSGIIQTRDYGHTMPEKRQALKYATWDSTIALMFALLINAAILILAAATFNKTGQTEVAELGEAHSLLAPLLGWAFAPTLFGIALLCCGINSTVTATLAGQIVMEGFLKIRLAPWLRRLITRAIAIIPAAIVTVWYGDSGTAKLLILTQVVLSLQLSFAVFPLVIFTASKTKMGALVSPKWLTALAMFIAVVIAVLNVKLLMDFVLV; this is encoded by the coding sequence ATGGATTCCTTGCGGCAGGCAGCCGATACGGACGATGGCTGGCGGCGCGAACGGGGCGATGCATCGCTTTCAGATGTGCATCGCTCAATAGCAGTCAGAACAACGGGACCGGGTTGGCGCAGGGCCGCAGCCTTTGTGGGGCCGGGTTATCTCGTTGCTGTTGGCTATATGGATCCGGGAAACTGGGCGACATCGCTCGCGGGCGGGTCGAAGTTTGGTTATACGCTGCTTGTTGTCGCGTTGATTTCCAACATCATGGCAATCGTGCTGCAGGCACTTTGCGCCCGTTTAGCCATCGGTTCGGGCAGGGACCTTGCCCAAGCCTGCCGCGATGCCTTTCCAAGGCCCGTGGCCTACACGCTCTGGCTTATGGCGGAAATCGCGATTATCGCAACGGATATCGCGGAGGTGATCGGTACAGCGATTGGCCTCAATCTTATTTTCGGTGTGCCGCTTGAGATCGGTGTTCTGATCACGGCACTTGACGTATTCCTGATTCTTTATCTGCAAAAGCTTGGATTCCGCTGGGTAGAAGCGCTGATCATCACGCTGCTGGGCGTGATTGCTCTCTGTTTTGGCATCCAGATTTTCTTGGCCGACCCCGATTGGGCTGCGGTTATCAAGGGATTCGCGCCAACCACGCAGATTGTTACCAATCCGGAGATGCTTTACCTCGCCCTTGGTATTCTTGGTGCGACGGTCATGCCACATAATCTTTACCTGCACTCCGGCATCATCCAGACGCGCGACTATGGCCACACAATGCCGGAGAAACGTCAGGCTTTGAAATATGCCACATGGGACTCGACCATCGCGCTGATGTTTGCCTTGCTGATCAATGCGGCGATCCTGATCCTTGCTGCGGCGACTTTCAACAAGACGGGCCAGACAGAAGTTGCGGAACTTGGTGAAGCGCATTCCCTGCTCGCGCCACTGCTTGGCTGGGCCTTTGCGCCGACGCTGTTCGGTATCGCGCTGCTGTGCTGCGGTATCAACTCGACTGTAACGGCTACATTGGCTGGTCAGATCGTCATGGAAGGCTTTCTCAAGATCAGGCTGGCACCTTGGCTGCGCCGGTTGATCACCCGAGCCATCGCCATCATTCCGGCGGCAATCGTCACCGTCTGGTATGGCGACAGCGGAACAGCCAAGCTTCTGATCCTGACGCAGGTCGTCCTCAGCCTTCAGCTTTCCTTTGCGGTGTTCCCATTGGTTATCTTCACGGCCAGCAAGACGAAAATGGGCGCTTTGGTTTCACCCAAATGGCTCACGGCTCTTGCCATGTTCATTGCGGTGGTGATCGCCGTGCTCAACGTCAAACTGTTGATGGATTTCGTTCTCGTCTAG
- a CDS encoding UbiH/UbiF family hydroxylase, producing the protein MMTSTRTDPIIVAGTGHVGLIAAIALGRSFENVISLGVIPNGTDKRTTALMMPAIRFLQRIELWDSIAPHAAPIGSMRILDGTNRLVRSPAVTFEASEIDEEAFGYNIPNATLTKTLNAALKQVPVRHVAASAARYHPVENATAVEASDGSMFSANIVIAADGRSSLAREAAGISARTWQYNQTALVLSFSHTREHHDISTEFHTEHGPFTQVPLAGKRSSLVWVTTPAHAAELLDLTAEQLAMRVEERMQSMLGAVTIDVEPQAWPLSGLVPTAFARNRVFLAGESAHVFPPIGAQGLNLGVRDVETLLDTLPADGSDLGAATVVSAYNRKRSPDIIARTGAVDALNRSLLSDFLPVQMVRSGGLELLRTFSPLRSFLMREGLRPGSGFRWPRREADRV; encoded by the coding sequence ATGATGACCAGCACCAGAACAGATCCGATCATTGTGGCCGGAACCGGTCATGTGGGGTTGATTGCAGCCATTGCCCTTGGCCGGAGTTTTGAGAACGTCATCAGTCTTGGGGTTATTCCTAACGGTACAGATAAACGCACGACTGCCCTTATGATGCCCGCCATTCGCTTTCTCCAGCGTATTGAGCTGTGGGACAGCATCGCGCCGCACGCCGCACCCATCGGCTCCATGCGCATTCTTGATGGCACAAACCGGCTGGTCCGCAGCCCGGCAGTGACATTTGAAGCCAGCGAGATCGATGAAGAAGCGTTTGGCTACAACATCCCCAACGCCACATTGACCAAAACGCTCAATGCCGCGCTAAAGCAGGTACCGGTTCGTCATGTGGCGGCATCGGCCGCCCGCTACCATCCCGTTGAGAACGCCACGGCGGTCGAAGCCAGCGACGGCTCAATGTTCTCCGCCAATATTGTTATCGCTGCCGATGGCAGATCGTCTCTGGCACGCGAGGCGGCGGGCATTTCTGCGCGCACATGGCAGTACAACCAGACCGCTCTTGTACTCAGCTTTAGCCACACCCGTGAACATCATGATATTTCTACGGAATTTCACACGGAGCATGGACCTTTCACGCAAGTGCCGCTGGCCGGAAAGCGCTCGAGCCTCGTATGGGTAACGACACCTGCGCACGCTGCTGAACTGCTTGATCTGACCGCAGAGCAATTGGCAATGCGCGTTGAGGAACGCATGCAGTCCATGCTTGGGGCTGTTACGATTGACGTTGAACCACAGGCCTGGCCACTGTCAGGGCTTGTTCCGACCGCTTTCGCCCGCAATCGCGTGTTTCTGGCGGGTGAATCAGCCCACGTCTTTCCGCCAATCGGCGCACAGGGGCTTAATCTTGGCGTGAGGGATGTCGAAACATTGCTCGACACCTTGCCGGCGGATGGTAGCGACCTTGGCGCTGCAACGGTCGTTTCTGCTTACAACCGTAAGCGCAGCCCTGACATCATTGCCCGCACCGGTGCTGTTGACGCGCTGAACAGGTCATTGCTCTCTGATTTCCTGCCCGTACAGATGGTTCGTAGCGGCGGATTGGAGCTGCTGCGCACCTTCTCGCCCTTGCGCAGCTTTCTTATGCGCGAAGGCCTGCGCCCCGGCAGCGGCTTTCGCTGGCCGCGCCGGGAAGCGGATCGCGTCTAG
- the pcsA gene encoding phosphatidylcholine synthase → MKKPTLPKGVKPKKVTAPQAKAFSVHLLTASGSFLAFLSVVAASEQSWTAMFWWLGLALFVDGIDGPIARKLEVKYVLPNWSGELLDNIIDYMTYVLIPAFALYQRGFMGEGLSFLAAAIIVVSSAIYYADTGMKTKENFFKGFPVVWNMLVFTLFIVKPGEWVAFAIVLGAAIVSFLPIYFLHPVRVQRLRPLNLTIFFLWCAFGVLSLYQHLDSPLWVRIGISVTGIYLFLIGAVMQAFPNLGRTEKA, encoded by the coding sequence GTGAAAAAACCAACTTTGCCCAAAGGCGTTAAGCCCAAAAAAGTAACGGCACCACAAGCCAAAGCGTTCTCAGTCCACTTGTTGACCGCTTCCGGTTCATTTCTTGCGTTCCTGTCGGTTGTCGCCGCCAGCGAACAAAGCTGGACGGCGATGTTCTGGTGGCTGGGCCTCGCACTTTTCGTCGATGGCATCGATGGTCCGATCGCACGCAAGCTTGAAGTCAAATATGTCCTGCCCAACTGGTCGGGAGAACTCCTCGACAATATCATTGATTACATGACCTACGTGCTCATTCCGGCCTTTGCGCTCTACCAGCGCGGCTTCATGGGTGAGGGCCTGTCATTTCTGGCAGCGGCAATCATCGTGGTATCAAGCGCGATCTACTATGCCGATACGGGTATGAAGACGAAGGAAAACTTCTTCAAAGGCTTTCCTGTCGTCTGGAATATGCTGGTTTTCACACTGTTTATCGTAAAGCCGGGTGAATGGGTGGCATTTGCCATCGTTCTCGGCGCTGCGATTGTTTCCTTCCTGCCGATCTATTTCCTGCATCCGGTACGCGTACAGCGGCTGCGGCCACTCAATCTGACGATATTCTTCCTGTGGTGTGCATTCGGCGTGCTGTCGCTGTACCAGCATCTGGATTCGCCCCTCTGGGTGCGTATTGGCATTTCGGTGACAGGTATTTATCTGTTTCTTATCGGTGCAGTAATGCAGGCATTTCCCAATCTTGGACGGACGGAGAAGGCATGA
- a CDS encoding ABC transporter ATP-binding protein, with protein sequence MTSISDKGGAGRPLLEASALTKIFGSLKACDGIDLTIGTGEIHALLGENGAGKSTLVKMLFGALQPSFGDIGWKGDTVAMANPAFARSLGIGMVFQHFSLFDALTAAENIALSLDVKTDLNTIAARAREIGQTYGLPVDPDALVGDLSVGERQRIEIIRCLLQNPDLIILDEPTSVLTPQEADLLFVTLERLRSEGKSILYISHRLEEVRRLCDRATVLRHGKVVGQCDPRKETSGSLARMMVGSDIHVIERRPNDTPASQTALIEVNGLSQKPRGPFSVSLHDVRLSVKPGEILGIAGVAGNGQGELFEAISGEALQERADIVRIRGKDAGRSGISARRRLGAAFVPEERLGHGAVPDMSLTNNLLLSRYSTDGKVFLGGGLLRLLQQSSLALAAKRIVAQMDVRKSAENPDASALSGGNLQKFLIGRELDRNPSVLVVNQPTWGVDAGAAAHIRQALVDLARGGSAVIVISQDLDELFEISDRIAAMVHGRLSESVPIEAMNMERVGLMMGGADTASAHVNAGAV encoded by the coding sequence ATGACAAGCATAAGTGATAAAGGCGGGGCGGGGCGTCCACTTCTGGAAGCAAGCGCTCTCACGAAAATTTTTGGCTCTCTGAAAGCCTGTGACGGGATCGATCTGACAATCGGCACCGGCGAAATCCACGCACTTCTGGGCGAAAACGGCGCCGGTAAATCGACACTGGTGAAGATGCTGTTCGGCGCCTTGCAGCCGAGTTTCGGTGATATTGGCTGGAAGGGCGATACTGTTGCAATGGCCAATCCAGCTTTCGCAAGATCGCTGGGTATCGGTATGGTTTTCCAGCATTTTTCCCTGTTCGACGCTTTGACAGCCGCTGAAAACATCGCCCTGTCACTTGATGTGAAGACCGACCTGAACACCATTGCAGCAAGAGCGCGGGAAATTGGCCAGACCTATGGTTTGCCTGTTGATCCGGATGCGTTGGTCGGCGATCTTTCTGTCGGCGAACGCCAACGCATTGAGATTATTCGCTGCCTGCTGCAAAATCCTGATCTTATCATTCTCGACGAGCCGACGTCGGTGCTGACACCGCAGGAAGCCGACCTTCTGTTTGTGACACTCGAACGGTTGCGGTCGGAAGGGAAGTCAATTCTCTACATCAGCCACAGGCTTGAAGAGGTCCGGCGCTTGTGTGACCGGGCGACGGTGCTGCGTCATGGCAAGGTTGTTGGCCAGTGTGATCCACGCAAGGAAACATCAGGCTCACTTGCCCGTATGATGGTGGGCAGCGATATTCATGTCATTGAGCGGCGCCCGAACGACACGCCTGCCAGCCAAACGGCCCTGATTGAGGTCAACGGCCTGTCGCAAAAACCGCGTGGCCCGTTTTCTGTATCGCTGCATGATGTCCGACTGTCCGTCAAACCGGGTGAAATTCTTGGTATTGCGGGCGTTGCTGGCAATGGGCAAGGTGAACTCTTCGAAGCCATATCGGGAGAAGCCTTGCAGGAGCGGGCGGATATTGTCCGCATTCGGGGCAAGGATGCGGGGCGCTCGGGTATTTCTGCACGGCGCAGGCTTGGCGCCGCTTTTGTTCCCGAAGAGCGCCTTGGCCATGGGGCGGTTCCGGATATGTCGTTGACGAACAACCTGCTGCTGTCGCGTTATTCGACGGATGGAAAAGTCTTTCTCGGCGGCGGACTTTTAAGGCTGTTACAGCAATCGAGTCTTGCCCTTGCTGCAAAGCGTATCGTCGCGCAGATGGATGTCCGTAAAAGTGCAGAAAACCCAGATGCATCAGCACTATCCGGCGGAAACCTGCAGAAGTTTCTCATCGGGCGCGAGTTGGATAGAAACCCTTCTGTTCTGGTCGTTAATCAGCCTACATGGGGCGTCGATGCGGGTGCCGCGGCGCATATAAGGCAGGCGCTTGTCGATCTTGCCCGTGGTGGTTCTGCAGTCATTGTCATCAGCCAGGATCTCGATGAACTCTTTGAAATATCTGACCGCATTGCCGCGATGGTGCATGGTCGTCTTTCGGAATCAGTGCCAATTGAAGCAATGAACATGGAGCGTGTCGGCCTGATGATGGGCGGCGCAGATACTGCTTCGGCACATGTAAATGCAGGGGCGGTCTGA
- a CDS encoding ABC transporter permease: MRIELVKRPQHSALFSALSPFIALFLTLIAGAILFSLLGKNPVSALYAYFVEPLTEIWSWHELLVKAAPLILIAVGLSVCFLSNNWNIGAEGQLIMGGIAGSILPVVFPDFQGWYVLPIMLLLGMAGGMAYATIPAFLKVRFNTNEILTSLMLVYVAQLFLDWIVRGPWRNPQGFNFPETVQFNSSAILPEIWAESGRAHWGFILAIVAALLVWFMLSRTLNGFEIKVLGRSARAGRFAGFSAGRLTFFAFLVSGALAGLAGIAEVSGAVGQLRTTITPGYGFTAIIVAFLGRLNPLGIVAAGLVLALSYLGGEAAQVSLGISEKSARIFQGIILFFVLASDTLIYYRIRFVTRHSETAAKGA, translated from the coding sequence ATGCGTATTGAACTGGTCAAACGTCCGCAACACTCAGCGCTGTTCAGTGCGCTTTCACCTTTCATTGCACTTTTCCTGACGCTGATTGCTGGAGCTATCCTGTTCTCGCTATTGGGCAAGAATCCGGTTTCGGCGCTCTATGCCTATTTCGTCGAGCCCTTGACCGAAATCTGGTCATGGCATGAATTGCTGGTGAAGGCGGCGCCACTGATCCTGATCGCTGTGGGGCTTTCCGTCTGCTTTCTGTCCAACAACTGGAATATTGGCGCAGAAGGGCAGTTGATCATGGGCGGTATTGCCGGATCGATCCTGCCCGTTGTTTTCCCGGATTTTCAGGGCTGGTATGTCCTGCCGATCATGCTTCTGCTCGGCATGGCGGGTGGTATGGCCTATGCCACCATTCCGGCCTTTCTGAAGGTGCGGTTCAATACCAATGAAATCCTGACCAGCCTGATGCTTGTTTATGTGGCACAGCTGTTCCTCGACTGGATTGTGCGTGGCCCCTGGCGTAATCCGCAAGGCTTCAATTTCCCTGAAACCGTGCAGTTCAATTCGAGCGCCATACTCCCGGAGATATGGGCTGAATCGGGCCGTGCGCATTGGGGTTTCATTTTGGCTATCGTCGCTGCGCTGCTCGTCTGGTTCATGCTGTCGCGCACATTGAACGGCTTTGAAATCAAGGTGCTTGGGCGCAGCGCAAGGGCAGGGCGTTTTGCCGGTTTTAGCGCCGGACGCCTGACATTCTTCGCGTTTCTCGTCTCCGGTGCGCTTGCCGGACTGGCTGGCATTGCCGAGGTTTCGGGTGCTGTCGGGCAACTGCGCACGACGATCACACCGGGCTACGGTTTTACTGCGATCATCGTTGCCTTTCTTGGCCGTCTCAATCCGCTCGGCATTGTTGCTGCAGGGCTGGTTCTGGCTCTGTCCTATCTTGGTGGAGAAGCGGCGCAGGTTTCGCTTGGTATTTCGGAGAAATCAGCGCGCATCTTTCAGGGCATCATCCTGTTTTTCGTGCTGGCGAGTGACACGCTCATCTATTACCGCATCCGCTTCGTGACCCGTCACAGCGAAACCGCAGCAAAGGGCGCGTAA